Genomic DNA from Candidatus Kaiserbacteria bacterium:
TCCTCGTTTAGCGGCACGAATAACCTCTCGTGCAACCACAGGATTCTTAATCATCGCTGAGCCACAGCCTTGGCGCTCAATCGTTTTGTCGGGACATCCCATATTGATATCAATTCCATCAAAGCCAAGTTCTGCACAGAGTCGCGCAGCCCTCTCCATGTACTCTGGATGTGATGAGAAGAGTTGTGCCACAATAGGGCGTTCTTCCTCACCATAGAGTAAGTCGGCCATAAGCATCGCCTTCCCTGCTTCTGTTGCGCGCATGAGGCCATCTGCCGATACAAACTCCGTCCACATGACATCGGGCCCACCCATGGTGCCGTTTTTACGAGTATGTCGAGAATACTTTGCAATCATGCGACGAAAGGAGGCGTCAGTGACGTTTGCCATTGGGGCCAATACCATGAGTGGTTTGGGCAGTGTGTGCCAGAAAGACATAGAATCAAGTGATACCACGTTTCTCCTTATTCTGGAAGTGTCGCTGACACATCCACTGTAGTCGTACTCTCCTCAGCAATTTTTTCGTTTACAAACACCTTATTTTCAAACCGCACGTCAATATATTTAAAATTGCCGGGTTCAATGTGTTTAAATTCATCTGAAGCGAGTACGGAGGTGAGATTATCAAAGGCAACATTGAGGTCTTTTTTTCCAGTCACAAATATCGCACCCCCACCATTGATACTAAACTCAATATCACCATTCTTCTTATGGAGCACCGATGCAATGCGAAGATTCAGTTGCTCAGATACACGCTTCATGAATACTTCAATTTCAGAAAGTGATTTTTCTATATGCATATCACCCACATGGAGTTCATCGACACCCTCAAGTATATGCCGTGGGAGTGCACCACCCTGCATGGTGGGAGCGAGAGCAAACGCGTACCCTCCTTCAGTTACAAAGTAACATGGCGAGGTACTTGCACTATAGCCACACCATAAGGCGTACGGTACATACTCTTTAAAGGATACATTGAGAGTATGTCTATCTGTCCTTTCGAGCACTACATCGTGTATACGTGGATTCTTTAAAAGCACTTCACTCACACGCTCTTTTGGATAGAGATACGTAAATTGTTTGGGGACAATGAGGAAATATGCTCCTTGAAGTTCAGTGCGTACGTGTGTCCGTATTTCTTCATGAGAAATAGTCTCACCTCCAGACACCGTAACATCGGTAATAGTAAAGAAAGGAAGTCGTGTGACATACCACACTAGTCCGAGTACTGCTCCTATAGCAAAAAGTCGCAACACCCCACGCATAATCTGCCACACAAAGCTGTGCTGTGTATCACGTCGCCCGCGTACGCGGACTGTTGTTTCGGGTCGTGGTGCCACGCTTTCTATTGTAGTACATCCGCACCAAAATACGGAGCAAGTACGGGTGGGATGGTTACCGTACCATCTTCTCGTTGAAAGTTTTCAATGAGTGACACGAGAATGCGGGGTGTGGGAATAGCAGTACAATTGAGTGAATGTGCGTACCGCATCTTTCCTTCTTCATCACGATAGCGGATATTAAAACGACGTGTCTGGAAGTCATGGAAGTACGAAGCAGAACTAATTTCGCGGTACGTCTCTTCCCCAGGGACCCAGAGTTCAATGTCGTACTTCTTTACCTGCCCCTGTCCCAAGTCACCCCCACAATTCACCACGGTGCGATACGGAATCCCTAATGACTCAATAAATTGTTCTGTGTTTTCATTGAGCCACTCATGCCATTTCACTGACTCTGCATGGTTTGCCTCACAGATAATCACTTGCTCGAGTTTGAAAAATTCATGTACGCGAATGAGTCCCTTGGTATCTTTCCCATGACTCCCCGCCTCGCGACGGAAACAGGGTGAGAACGAAAGCCACTTAATAGGAAGCTCCGAGCGCTCAAGTACATCATCAGCGTAATAGCCCATCGTAGAGACTTCTGCAGTACCAATGAGATAATCTTCATCCTGCGTCTTATAGACATCCTCCGCATCATTCGGGAGATGGCCGGTACCGTAGAGATTACTCTTCCGCACAATCGCAGGCACAATGAGTGGGTCGAAGCCTCGCTTCAAGAAAAAGTCCTGTGCGTAATTCCAAATCGCCCATGAAAGACGTGCACCACCCTTTTGGAGATAGTACCCACGGAATCCATGCACTTTGGTGCCACGCTCAAAATCCACAATCTTGAGCGCGGTCATGATGTCGACATGACTCTTTGGCGCGAAAGGAAATATGGTTTTTTCTCCCCATGTTTTGATTTCCCTGTTTTCTGAATCATCTTTTCCATCGGGGACCGACATATCGGGAATGTTGGGGACCTGGAGCATCAGTTCCTGCCACTTCTGCATTACTCCGCGCAACTCCTCTTCTTCTTTCTGAATATCATCTTTGAGAATTTTCATCTCGGCGATACGTACCGAACGCACTGCTTCATCAGTGATGGTAGCCACCTCGCGTGAGACATTGTTTTGCTCAGCCTTTTTAGCCTCCATGGAGACAAGGAGTTGCTTGCGCTTGTCGTCAAGGGCAACAAGTCCATCAAGGTCTACGGACATACGCTTCTTTTCCACAGCCATTTTTATAAGGTCGAGGTTCTCCCTAATGAATTTAATATCTAACATATAGTACGAATTAACCTGTGGATTATACCGTATTTAAAGAGACATGCGAATATACAGGGTGGTACACTCTATATACATATGGATTTTCCTATTCGAACGGTATCTGTAGAGATAGAACTTCGTCGGCTCATTGAAATCCCTGAGCCTCCTGTGGAAGTGACAGTACGTGGGGAGTTGCCACCACATAACATGAAGTGCTTTGCAGTAGTTGGCTCACGCGACTACACAAACTATGGGAAACAAGTGGTGGAGTATCTCATCGGTGGGCTTCGCGGATACCCCGTGTCGATTATCTCGGGACTTGCGCTTGGCATCGACGCGCTTGCTCACAAAGCCGCCATGAGTAATAATCTCTACACTCTCGCCGTTCCCGGCTCGGGTATTGCCGACTCGGTCATGTATCCGCGTACCAACAGAGGTCTTGCTCGTGAAATACTCACCCATGGTGGTGGTCTACTCAGTGAATTCGAACCCACCTTTATGGCTACCCCGTGGTCATTCCCGAAGCGCAATCGCATTATGGTAGGACTTTCACACGCAGTACTTCTCATTGAGGCCGGAGAGAAATCGGGAACACTTATCACCGCCCGCCTCACTGCCGACTACAACCGTGACCTCCTTGCAGTACCCGGAAATATTTTTTCCGAAAACAGCAAGGGCGTCCATCAATTTCTCAAACTCGGCGCAACACCCGTCACGTCACCTGAAGACATTTTAATAGCACTCAACATCGAAGAGAAATCGAGCGTACCCGCCTCACTCACACTCTTCACTGAAGAAGAACTTTCTGTCCTCACTCTTCTCACTGAACCCAAGGACCAAGATGCACTTATTCGTACACTCCCCTACCCCCACGAACAAACCCTCACCCTCCTCATGAAAATGGAACTGAGTGGCTACATCACTGAGCAAAACGGAGTATTTTATAAAATCTAGTGCTTGCATTGCAATCTACTTCTAGTGGAGTAGACTTATGACTGCTGAAACTGTATGTTCATTTGGAAAAGGAGAGAGAAGTGAAGGTGACTGAGATTAAAACGGATGGTGAAAATTTCTTGTTGCGTGTCCGACGTGGACCACGCACCCATATCCCACACGAACCAGAGGCTGTAGAAGTTTTATGTGCAAATTCAATATCTGAAATAATCACGAAACTTAAAATATCAGCAAAAGTAACGGTAAATGGATTTCAAGGTATACACATTCAGATTGAAACGACTGACCGTCCCTCATTGAAAAAAATCCGAAAACTCGAAGCGGAAATCAATGAATTACCACCAGTCATACTCTGAACTGGTGAACAAAAACGAAATTCGCGAGGAATAAAAATTCACGTTGGATTAAGTAGCTTGGTCAATCGACCAGGCTTTTTTATTATGAAAAATAGAAAAAGGCAGACCGGGGTCTGCCTTTTGGATTGATTTTCGTGGTGAGGAACCTCCTTCCTAAAGAACTTGTCGCCGTTTGATGTGGGCGACGATTGGTTAGGGCTGGTGGGGCGGCGAGCGATTCTCGCCACCCCGGGGTTAGCGGGGGAGGATTCCCCCGCAGGCGCGGCCTTGCCGGAGCGGGTGTACTTCACGCGCGAGCGGCGAGAGGCCAAACAAGTTGCCCGAGAACCGCCCTTGTTGAACAAGAGGCGATTTCGGGGTGTTACGCCATTGATGCTACCGGTTAGACAATGCTAGCCGATAGTATCCCTGGCCGGCGGCCGGCCCTGGATCAATTATTGCCGTTGGCGCCGTTGTCGAAGGAAATGGTCATCAGGTCATCGGTTTTCAAAATATTCGCAAAAGCGGTTTTGATCCTCAAGGTGCAGCTCCTTTCGTAATCACGTCCACATGAACGTCCCAATATGGTAGCACACCTCAAAATATTGTCAATAGCACCTTTTAATCATATTTTCCGCGACTTTTGTCCTTTTACATTAAGAACGTATGTATTAATCCGCATATTTTCCTTTGTAACTCAAAAGACACTTCAATTCCTCATATATAGAGTTTTCTGGCTATAAAGTTGCATATAATAGTATTTTTTGAAGGGTCTAGTGGGTATTGCATACAAAGTTACCATTTGACAGTATTCCCGTTCCCTAGTATGTATTGAGGTCATGAGTAAAACACTTGTTATCGTAGAATCACCTGCAAAAGCGAAAACTATTGAGAAATATCTCGGTGATGGATACACCGTGCGTGCATCCGTGGGCCATGTGCGCGACCTCCCCAAAAGCAGTACTGATGCCATAGATATCGAGGGTGGCTTCGTGCCAAAATATATTCAGTCCGCAGGTAAGGAAAAAGTAATCAGTGAACTGAGGAAGGAAGCGGCGAAGGCAAACAAGGTTCTCCTCGCAACTGACCCCGACCGCGAGGGTGAAGCAATAGCGTGGCATGTGGCTGAACTTATTAAGGACCAAACCAAGAAGCCGAAGCGTGTTGTCTTTCATGAAATTACAGAGCCAGCAGTGAAGGAGGCACTCCTCCATCCGCGCGACATTGATATGCACCTTAAAGAAGCGCAGGAAGCACGGCGTGTTCTCGACCGTCTTGTAGGGTACGACCTCTCGGGACTCATTTGGAAAAAAGTACGGTACGGACTTTCTGCGGGGCGCGTACAGTCCCCCGCTCTCCGCATCATTATGGAGCGTGAGCGTCTCATCCGTGCCTTTGTGCCTGAAGCATACTTTGTGCTTACCGCACACACAAAGACTCCAAGCAAAACTCCGCTCCCACTTACCTGTGTTATTGAACCAAAAGTAAAAGAGGAAGCAGATTCTATAGTGTCTATCGGAAGTGCGCATCCATGGGTAGTGAAAAACATCACCACCTCAGAGCAAAAGCGCGTCCCCCGCCCTCCCTTCACCACCTCTACGCTTCAGCAGGTGGCTTCAACGCGTCTTGGCTTTTCACCATCGCGCACCATGGGAGCCGCGCAGAAACTCTATGAGGCCGGCTTCATTACCTATATGCGTACCGACTCTACCAACATGAGTGATATTGCACAAAAGCAAATCATCGCGCTCGTGGCAAAAGAATTTGGAAAAGAATACGTTGCACCGCGTACGTACAAGACAAAAAGTAAGTCAGCGCAGGAAGCCCATGAGGCGGTGCGCCCAAGCAACTTTGCTAAGCGAGTTGCGGGGAGCACTGACGACCAAAAGAAACTATACACTCTCATTTGGGAGCGTGCTGTTGCATCACAAATGAGTGACGCGCAAATAGAGCGCACGAAGGTCACGGGAAATATCACCGACTCATCAGAAAGTATCCCAGACTTTGCTACCACAGGCTCGCGCGTACTCTTCCCCGGATGGCTCACCGTTGATACCCGTGCCCGTGGAGAAGATGTGGAGGTACCACTTCTTAAAGTTGGTGACAGTCTCACGCTCACGATACTCGAGAGTGAGGGTAAGGAGACACAGCCGCCCAGCCGATACACCGAAGCAGGACTCATTAAAGAACTTGAAAAACGAGGTATCGGCCGCCCTTCGACGTACGCATCTATTATGAAGACGATTATTGATCGTGGGTATGTGCTAAAGGAAGGACGCACGCTTCTCCCTACCGACACGGGTGACCTTGTCTCTTCATTTCTCGAAGAACACTTTACCGAATACATCGGTGATGATTTCACGAGTGAAATGGAAGACAAACTCGACGAAATAGCCCTCGGCACCCGCGGCTATACCGAAACCCTCAGTGCCTTTTACAAGCCGTTCCATAAGAAAGTGCTCTCGAAAGAAGATATTGAAAAAATCACCAACCTCGGCCCAGGACCAAAAGAGTTCCCTTGCCCGCTTTGTAACAAAGAAATGGTTATCAAGCTTGGCCGTGGTGGCAAATTCCTTTCGTGCGCTACCTACCCTGCCTGTGATGGCGCGCGCATGATTGATGGTTCACTTATTAAAAACGACGAGCCGTTGGGTATCAACCCTGAGACGGGAGAAGAAATATATCTCTTGAATGGACGCTTTGGCCCTTACGTACAAGTTGGCAAAACTCCTGAGAAGGTTAAGGGCAAGAAGGCCATTGCTCCGAAGCGCGCAAGTCTTCCAAAAGGAAAAGCACTTGCAGAGGTCACTCTTGCTGACGCTCTCCACTACCTTATACTTCCCCGTACATTGGGTACCCACCCCGACACAGAAGAACCTATTATCGCAAACACAGGGCGCTTCGGACCATACATCGGTCACGTTGGTGACTTCCGATCACTCAAGAATCCTGACACACCATACGAAGTCACTTTTAACCGTGCACTTGAAATTCTAAAGGAACCAAAGAAGACGCGTACGGGTGAAAAACTCCTCAAAGAAGTGGGCGTACACCCAAAAACCAAAAAAATGATTAAGGTTTTCGAATCAAAATCAGGCCGCTATCTCACCCGAGGATTCGCGCGTATCTGGCTCCCCGACAACACCAATATAGATACCTTCAGTCTAGACGACGCTATAGCACTTCTCGCTAAAAAATAGTAGTTCCTGCTTGCTCTGTTGCTCTCCGAGGAACAGAGTGTACTATAAGAGTATGGCTACTCTCATCACTGCGCAGGAAATTATTGATGTACTTACCATTACCTCTCCCGATGATGTAGCGCTTATTCGTCGTGCATACGACTATGCTGCAAAGGCACATGAAGGGCGCACACGCTATTCGGGGGATTCGTATCTCACACACCTTGCTTCGGTAGCAAAAATGCTTGCCGAAATAGGTATGGGTGCACCCACGGTTGCTGCAGGCCTTCTTCACGACAGTATCGAGGATACAAACGTTACCCCTGAAGAACTGAAGGCCGAATTTGGCGAAGAAATCTTTTTTCTCGTGCAGGGTGTCACCAAACTTGGCTCCGTACGCTACTACGGGAGCGACCGTCACAATGAAAGTCTTCGCAAACTTTTTGTTGCCACGAGTCAAGACATACGTGTCCTCATCATCAAGTTGCTCGACCGTCTCCACAACATGCAGACCTTGCAGTATGTACCGCAAGAAAAGCAATTGCGTATTGCACGTGAGACTTTGGAAATTTATGTTCCCGTCACTCACCGCCTCGGTATGGGACGCATTCGTAAAGAACTCGAGGACCTCGCGTTTCCCTATGTATATCCCGAAGAACACAAGCGTGTCCTTGACGTTACCAAACACATCGCAAAGAGCAGTGAAGTCGATTTAGAACGTGCGCGCAAAGCACTCCAGAAGCGTCTCGCCGAAAGTGGCATACGTGATTTTCATACATCATTTCGTTCAAAAGGTCTCTATAGCCTTTTCCAAAAATTAAAGCGTCGTGAATGGGATATGGACCGTGTATACGACTATCTTGCTATTCGTGTGGTGGTCCCCACTATTGAAGAGTGTTATCAGGTTCTGGGTATTGTCCATGAAGTCTGGCGTCCGCTTCCACAGCGCGTAAAGGATTATATTGCGTTCCCGAAGCCAAATGGTTATAAGTCACTTCACACCACTGTCATCACCCCCAACCGCACTATTGTCGAAGTGCAAATTCGCACCGAAGCAATGCATCGTGAAGCAGAATACGGTATCGCCTCACACATCATTTACAAAAATCGCCAATTGGGGCAAAAGGAGTCTGGTGGTACCGCTGCATGGTTTGCATCACTTGTTCCCGCTCTCTTTAAGCCATTTATATGGAAAAGTAAGGCGGCGCCTGATGCACAAAAAGAAGTATTGACTGACAAGGATCATAAACTCAAGATCCCAAGGTGGATTCAGGAAATTGCCGACACTCACAAGACAAGCGATAGCGAACGCGAGTTTTTTGATGGTCACCGTGATGACTTTTTCTCGTATCGAATCTTCGTCTTCACACCCGAAGGTGATGTGATTGACTTACCCGTAGGTGCGTCTCCAATAGACTTTGCGTACGCCATTCATTCCGATATTGGCGACCATGTTGCGGGAGCAAAAGTTAACAACAAATTAACCGAACTCAGTACGGAACTTAATAATGGAGACATCGTTGAAATAATCACCGGCAAAGCAAACAAGCCCACGCGTAAGTGGCTCAATTATTCAAAAACATCGCTTGCTCGTCGCAAGATACGCGCAGCACTTGCCGAACAAAACCCTATAGTGAAAAGTTCTTGATTGCGTAGAGGTCGGTGTCGTCAACCACTGGTTCAGGCTGAACTGGTGTTTGCACCACCTCAGGTTCTGCTACAGGCTCGGGTGTTGGTGTAGGAGCAATATCCGCCGTCACTATGGGTGCTGGGGCAACTACGGAAGGAGTGGGTGTATATGCTCTATACTCGGGCACTCTCGGTGTCACTTCTTCAGGTACGTGAGATGTTACTGGAGCAGGTGCATATGAAGAGTATGTTGGAGTTGGAATCGGAGTTGATGCGACTACAGGCATATCTTGTGCTTCCGATACCTTTTCAAGTACTTCTTCCACTACACCGAAGTCGCCCTGCTCTGCCTGTAATTCTTCTGCATGGAGCACCGCTTCGCTTGTCTCTGGAGTTTCGATTGAGTCATATCGAGTAAAGACATCCTCCTCATACGTAGGGGATGCGGGCATATCGGCACGCTCCAGAGGCTCTGCAATATGCGGAATTGTGGCTGCAAGCGGTGTCGCACTTTCAATGTGTGCAAGCATCTTCGTTGCGGTACCACCGTACACATTGGTTTCGGCTTTATGAATCACCTCGAGAAGCTTACGTAAATCATCCGATGCAAAATAGTCGATGGTGAGTTTGCCACCAAAGTCGGTCTTCTGAATCTGTACCCGCGTTCCAAAAGTCTCAGTGAACTGTTTTTCAATTTCAATAAGTTCCGGGTCTGAGTCCTGCCAGTTTTTCTTTCGTACTTTTTCAGTCGCAATCTTGCGAGAAATACGCTCTACCTCGCGCACCGAAAGTTTCTTTATAAGAATCTCACGGAAGACCACATCCTGCTCTGTGGGACGATCATTGAGCATGAGGAGTGTACGTGCGTGACCATCAGAGATATCACCTTGACGAAGCGCACCAAGGATAGTCTCGGGAAGCATAAGGAGACGAATAGAGTTGGCAACATACTCGCGACTCCGTCCCACCTTTTTTGCCACCAGCATGTGGGAGAGACCAAACTGCTCTGAGAGTTGCTTAAAGGCGAGTGCTCGGTCTACCGCGTTTAAATCTTCACGTTGGAGGTTTTCAATAATCGCCAACTCAAGTTTCATGAGTTGTGATTCTTCGCCAGTGCGAATAATCACCGGAACCTGTGAAAGTCCTGCAAGTTTAGAGGCACGCAAACGACGCTCTCCGGCAATGAGTTCATATTCAGTGGTAAATGCTCCATCTTCACCTATAATCTCGTGTCGTGTCACGACGAGGGGTTGCAGTACCCCGTACATACGAATAGACTCCGACAGTTCTTGCAACTTTGCCTGATCAAATTCACGCCGTGGTTGAAACGGATTGGGGACAACTTTTTCTACCTCGATCCAAAAAATCGAATTACTTTCGTACGCCATGGTGGATATTGTATCATATTGATTATTTCCATCACTGTGTATAATTTGATACACTCATTGGGCACCTATTAGGGCACATGCCGGGATGGCGGAATTGGTATACGCGCACGACTCAAAATCGTGTATCGCAAGGCTGAAATAATTTGGGAAATTATTTCAGGAGGTTGTAAGCAAAGCTTTCTGACTGCTCGCGCTCGAAAATAGAAATAATTTTCTATTTTGCTCGCTTGTTTGTCAGTCGATAGTTTCGACTAAAAGGAGAAAGTATCATACAACCTGAACCGCGCCTGTGAGGCGTTCAGAGAACGATAAGGCGGGAGGGTTAACACCTCTATCATAGAA
This window encodes:
- the serS gene encoding serine--tRNA ligase → MLDIKFIRENLDLIKMAVEKKRMSVDLDGLVALDDKRKQLLVSMEAKKAEQNNVSREVATITDEAVRSVRIAEMKILKDDIQKEEEELRGVMQKWQELMLQVPNIPDMSVPDGKDDSENREIKTWGEKTIFPFAPKSHVDIMTALKIVDFERGTKVHGFRGYYLQKGGARLSWAIWNYAQDFFLKRGFDPLIVPAIVRKSNLYGTGHLPNDAEDVYKTQDEDYLIGTAEVSTMGYYADDVLERSELPIKWLSFSPCFRREAGSHGKDTKGLIRVHEFFKLEQVIICEANHAESVKWHEWLNENTEQFIESLGIPYRTVVNCGGDLGQGQVKKYDIELWVPGEETYREISSASYFHDFQTRRFNIRYRDEEGKMRYAHSLNCTAIPTPRILVSLIENFQREDGTVTIPPVLAPYFGADVLQ
- the dprA gene encoding DNA-protecting protein DprA; this translates as MDFPIRTVSVEIELRRLIEIPEPPVEVTVRGELPPHNMKCFAVVGSRDYTNYGKQVVEYLIGGLRGYPVSIISGLALGIDALAHKAAMSNNLYTLAVPGSGIADSVMYPRTNRGLAREILTHGGGLLSEFEPTFMATPWSFPKRNRIMVGLSHAVLLIEAGEKSGTLITARLTADYNRDLLAVPGNIFSENSKGVHQFLKLGATPVTSPEDILIALNIEEKSSVPASLTLFTEEELSVLTLLTEPKDQDALIRTLPYPHEQTLTLLMKMELSGYITEQNGVFYKI
- the topA gene encoding type I DNA topoisomerase codes for the protein MSKTLVIVESPAKAKTIEKYLGDGYTVRASVGHVRDLPKSSTDAIDIEGGFVPKYIQSAGKEKVISELRKEAAKANKVLLATDPDREGEAIAWHVAELIKDQTKKPKRVVFHEITEPAVKEALLHPRDIDMHLKEAQEARRVLDRLVGYDLSGLIWKKVRYGLSAGRVQSPALRIIMERERLIRAFVPEAYFVLTAHTKTPSKTPLPLTCVIEPKVKEEADSIVSIGSAHPWVVKNITTSEQKRVPRPPFTTSTLQQVASTRLGFSPSRTMGAAQKLYEAGFITYMRTDSTNMSDIAQKQIIALVAKEFGKEYVAPRTYKTKSKSAQEAHEAVRPSNFAKRVAGSTDDQKKLYTLIWERAVASQMSDAQIERTKVTGNITDSSESIPDFATTGSRVLFPGWLTVDTRARGEDVEVPLLKVGDSLTLTILESEGKETQPPSRYTEAGLIKELEKRGIGRPSTYASIMKTIIDRGYVLKEGRTLLPTDTGDLVSSFLEEHFTEYIGDDFTSEMEDKLDEIALGTRGYTETLSAFYKPFHKKVLSKEDIEKITNLGPGPKEFPCPLCNKEMVIKLGRGGKFLSCATYPACDGARMIDGSLIKNDEPLGINPETGEEIYLLNGRFGPYVQVGKTPEKVKGKKAIAPKRASLPKGKALAEVTLADALHYLILPRTLGTHPDTEEPIIANTGRFGPYIGHVGDFRSLKNPDTPYEVTFNRALEILKEPKKTRTGEKLLKEVGVHPKTKKMIKVFESKSGRYLTRGFARIWLPDNTNIDTFSLDDAIALLAKK
- a CDS encoding bifunctional (p)ppGpp synthetase/guanosine-3',5'-bis(diphosphate) 3'-pyrophosphohydrolase, whose protein sequence is MATLITAQEIIDVLTITSPDDVALIRRAYDYAAKAHEGRTRYSGDSYLTHLASVAKMLAEIGMGAPTVAAGLLHDSIEDTNVTPEELKAEFGEEIFFLVQGVTKLGSVRYYGSDRHNESLRKLFVATSQDIRVLIIKLLDRLHNMQTLQYVPQEKQLRIARETLEIYVPVTHRLGMGRIRKELEDLAFPYVYPEEHKRVLDVTKHIAKSSEVDLERARKALQKRLAESGIRDFHTSFRSKGLYSLFQKLKRREWDMDRVYDYLAIRVVVPTIEECYQVLGIVHEVWRPLPQRVKDYIAFPKPNGYKSLHTTVITPNRTIVEVQIRTEAMHREAEYGIASHIIYKNRQLGQKESGGTAAWFASLVPALFKPFIWKSKAAPDAQKEVLTDKDHKLKIPRWIQEIADTHKTSDSEREFFDGHRDDFFSYRIFVFTPEGDVIDLPVGASPIDFAYAIHSDIGDHVAGAKVNNKLTELSTELNNGDIVEIITGKANKPTRKWLNYSKTSLARRKIRAALAEQNPIVKSS
- a CDS encoding ParB/RepB/Spo0J family partition protein; protein product: MAYESNSIFWIEVEKVVPNPFQPRREFDQAKLQELSESIRMYGVLQPLVVTRHEIIGEDGAFTTEYELIAGERRLRASKLAGLSQVPVIIRTGEESQLMKLELAIIENLQREDLNAVDRALAFKQLSEQFGLSHMLVAKKVGRSREYVANSIRLLMLPETILGALRQGDISDGHARTLLMLNDRPTEQDVVFREILIKKLSVREVERISRKIATEKVRKKNWQDSDPELIEIEKQFTETFGTRVQIQKTDFGGKLTIDYFASDDLRKLLEVIHKAETNVYGGTATKMLAHIESATPLAATIPHIAEPLERADMPASPTYEEDVFTRYDSIETPETSEAVLHAEELQAEQGDFGVVEEVLEKVSEAQDMPVVASTPIPTPTYSSYAPAPVTSHVPEEVTPRVPEYRAYTPTPSVVAPAPIVTADIAPTPTPEPVAEPEVVQTPVQPEPVVDDTDLYAIKNFSL